GGGGGCTGGCCTCCGGTAGCGCCTGGGCCGCCAGGGTGAGCAGGCTCTGCAACGGCAGGGTTTCACTCACCACCGGGTCGAGGGGCCAGCCGGCCCGCAGGGCCTCCACCCCCTCCCGCACGAAGCCCTGCTGGGTCAGCGAAGGGTCCCGGGGCGCGAGCAGCAGCGGCCGATCACCACCCTCCGCCAGGCGCAGGCCCCGCTCCAGCAGGGCCAGGGGCGGCAGGTCGCCGTCTTCGGCCAGACCGATCGCCCCGGCGGCCAGCTGGTCCCCATGGGGGGCCAACTCCTCACCCCGCCCGCCGCAGCTGAAGCTGCCCCAGAGCAGCAGTTCGAAAGGAGCGGCGGCGCTCAGCTGCAGGCGCTCGGGGCGGTCGCGCCAGCTGCGGGCCCGGGGCAGCAGGGCGACGGTGCCGTATCCCGCGGCGGCCGCCGAGCGCACCAGCGTGGCCAGCGTTTCAGCCCGGCCATTGATCGGATCCTCCAGCACGCTGTGGGGATCCACCAAGGCGGGGGCCAGCAGCCAGCCCTGGGCCTCCAGCGTTGGCAGACCCTCGCGCGCAGCCTGCTGACGAGCCTCGGCGCCGTAAGCGGCGATGGCACCGTCCCTGAGCAGCACGTCTTCGGAGCGCAGGGGCTGATCGGGCCCCTCCAGCAGCTGGACCTGGCGCAGAAAACGGGCGGACATCGGACCCCTGGGTGTGGTGACGATCTAGAGGGCGCCGGCGGCGGTGCGATCGATCACCCCCCCAAGATGGGCCGTCAGGTTGAGGGCGGCCACCAACGGCAGGCCTTTGGGGCCCTGGGGGTAATCAATCACCGTGACACCGCCGTTGCCCTGCTTGACCGCCCAGATGTCAGCCGGGGCCAGGCCCAGCAAGGCGCAGAGGATGGTCTTGTTGACTGCGTCATGGGCAATCACCAGGGCCGTTTCGCTGGGATCGAGTCCAGCGACGATGCGGTTCCAGGCCAGCAGTGAGCGGTCCCAGACCTGCTGGAGGTTCTCGCCCTCGGGCATCTGCACGGTGTGGGGCGCCCGCTTCCAGTCGGCCAGCAACGCCGGCCAGCCATCGGCGATCTCTTGCTCCAGCTGGCCTTCCCAGAGGCCATGGCCGATCTCCACCAGCGCTGGAACGCTGGTGAGCGGCACTCCCGGATGGGTCTTCAGGATCGCCTCGGCGGTCTGGCGCGGCCGAGCCATCGAACTGGTGTAGGCGCGCTGGAAGGACACCGGCTCAAGGAATCGGCCGGCCGCCTCGGCCTGGGCCCAGCCGTTGGCGTTGAGGGGGATGTCGATCTGGCCCTGGAAGCGCCCCTGGCGGTTCCAGTCGGTTTCCCCATGGCGCACCAACAACAGGCGCTGGCCGGCGCCCTTGGGGGGCAGGCCGGCCCCCAGGTGGGCGGTGCCGTTCAGCGACTCGATCTGCACCTGCAGCGGGCCCTCGGCGGAGCGCTCCAGGTTCAGCACCGAAATGGAGGCGTTGTCGACCCTTAACCGGCGCAGTTCGTTGGCGGAGCGCCCCAGCAGATGCAGCAGCAGGCAGCGCAGGATGGCGTTGTGGGCCACCACGAGCACGGTGCCGGTTGCCGAGCGATCGGCGTCATGGCGGGCCAGCAGGCCCTTGATGAAGCGTCCCGCCTGCTCCAGCAGCTCCGGAATCGGCCGATAGCGGCGGCCATCGGCGGCCTCCAGTTCCAGCTCACCGGGGGCGTGGAGCCACTGGTGAGCCTGCTCGGGGAAGCGCTCGTGCACCTCCTTGCTCAGCAGGCCGCTCCAGGGGGCCAGATCCACCTCCAGCAGGCCGTCGTCGAAGACGGGCTCCAGGCCACTGCCCTGCTCGGCCAGCAGATGACGTGCCGTGTCAGCGGCCCGGCTCAGCGGCGAGCTGTAGGCCGCCGTCAGGGACAACTCCTTGAGCGCGGCGCCGGTGGCCCGGGCCTGGCGCACCCCCTCCTCGGTGAGGTCGGAAAGGTCGTCACGACCCTGAATGCGGTGCTCCAGGTTGAAGCTGCTCAGCCCATGGCGAACCAGCACAATCCTCAGGGGCACAGGGATTCAACCGTCGGGGCCGTCATCGTATGGGAAAGGCCCCAACCTGAGCGCCGCCGGCCGATCCCGCCCGCAGGGAGAATCGATCGATTGCAGGGCGCCACGGGTGACAACGAGCAGCAGCCGGCCCCGTTCGCAGCCCTGGAAGGTTGGCCTCGCCCTGCTCAGCCTGCTGCTCAGCCTGCTGCTCTGGGTCAATGGGCTGCTCGACAGCCTGCAGCGGCCGTCCGTGGGCAACGCCCTCAGCCAGCGTCAACTGGAGCTGGCGATCCTGGCGGCCCCCCAATTGCCAGACAACCTGAGGACAGCCCTGGTGGGCACGGCCCCGGAGCGGCAACTTCTCGATGAACTGAATCGCCAGGCCACGGGCACAAGCGAAGCGGGCGTACCCGAGACGGGCGCCAAGCTGCTGGAGCGGGGACTGCTGGAGGGCAGCCTCGGGCACAGGGACGCGGCCCGGACGCTGTTTCTCAAACTCCAACAGGCCGGCCCAGCGCCCGATCAGTCCGTTCTTGTGGAGAAACTGCTGGCCTCCGAGGCGCTGCCGCAGGAGCAGGCCCAGACCCTTAGCTTCCCCCTGGCCGGCCAACCGCTGCTACGCCAGTGGGCCTGCCGGCAACTAATGAATGCAGGGCCTGGGGATCCTGCGTCAGGGTGCCGAGATGGTTCTGCAGAACGCAGGGCGGCCCTGCAGTTGCTGGCGGTGAACGTGCTGCCTGCCATCGCCCTGCTGGCCGGCCTGATGCTGCTCGTGCGCGAGCTGTGGCTGCGCTGGCGGGGCAAAGCGCTGGCGGCGGCAGCCCTGGTGGCCCCCCCACTCAACCTGGTGGATGTCACCTTGTTGGTGGCCGGTGGCTTCGTGGTGCTGGGGGATCTGGTCACCCCCCTGGTGATCCGCCAGCCCACGGACGCCCTGCTCAAGGCCCTGCAGGTCGGATCACCGCTGTCCTCAGGGATCTCGGTGGTGATCTTCTACCTGGGGCTGATGGTCTGCCCGCTGCTGATCCTGGCGTTGATGCTGCGGCAACAGGCACCCCCCGAAGGCGGTTGGCTGCAGTTTCGCTGGCAGCCCCTGGGGCTGAACCTCAGGCGAGCCCTCAAGGGCTTTTTGATCGTGCTGCCGCTGGTGAGCCTGGTGGGTTGGCTGCAGAGCCAGCTGCTGGGTGACCCCGGCGGCAGCAACCCCCTGCTGGAACTGGTGCTCGAAAGCGACAGCCTGCCGACCCTGCTCTGCTTCGCCCTGACCGCCGTCGTGCTGGCCCCCCTGTTCGAGGAAACGATCTTCCGGGGCGTGCTGCTGCCCGTGCTCGGCCGGGAACTCGGTGCGGTCTGGGGGGTCGTGGTCAGCAGCCTGGTGTTCGGCATCGCCCACCTCAGCCTGGGGGAACTACCTCCACTGTTCGTCCTGGGGCTGGGGCTGGGTTGGCTGCGCTGGAGCAGCGGTCGCCTGGGGGCCTGTGTGCTGATGCACGCCCTCTGGAATGGCGTCACCTTCGCCAACCTGGTGCTGCTGGGCAATTGAACAGCTGGGCCAACCACCAGACCTGCGGCGCTCGGATCCAATTCTGTGCCTTGCTGCACCATTGGTGGCGTGGTTCACTGGCGCAGTCACTGTTCAGGCACCTTGGTCGCCGCTCCCTCCCAACGGTTTCCCTCCCAGGCACCCAGCAAGGGGCGACGGTCCCTGGAACTGATCCAGGGGTCGCTCTCGGCCAACAAGGTGGCCCGGCAGGCCCCCTGGCTGGCGGGACTGCATCGGGTGGCCGACGGGGCCCTGGCGGGGCTGGGCCTGAGCATGGTCGGCCTGGCGGGTCTCTCGCTTCACTGGCAGACCCAGTGGACCCAGTCTTACCAACGCTTCGAGGCAACCCAGGTGCTTGAGCACCGTCTTCAGGAATCAGCGGCGGTGCTGGAGCAGCACCACCTCGGGGCCGCCCACCGCCCCGGTCTGCTGGTGCCCACCAGCACCGAGAAACTCGTCTATCTCAACACCCCCAAGCCGCGGCCCACGAGCCCGATGTCCTCTCTGCTGGCGGGCATCAGCACCCGCCAGGTGCTGCCTGGTTACTGAACCTTGACCAACGTTCAGCGGCGCGTCGTCGATCTCCACAGCGTTCCGGCCGGCCGTCTGCTGGCGGTGTATCTGGTGCTGGCTGCGGGCCTGGCGGGCCTGGCGGTGCGCCTGGCCTGGGTGCAGATCGTTCAGGGCCCCAAGCTCGAGGCCCGCGCCCGGGCGATCCAGACCCAGAAGGTCACGCCGATCGGCAAGCGCCGCACGATCGTCGATCGCGAAGGCCGCCTGGTGGCCCTCGACGAGGAGCGCTTCGTTCTCTGGGCCCATCCGCGCTACTTCAACTTCCCCGGCGATGACCCCAACGGGGTTCGCCGCCCCGAGGAGGTGGCCGCCAAGCTGGCTGCGGTGCTGGCGGTGCCCAAAGACAAGCTTCTCAGCACCATCGGTACGCGCCGTACCGGGGTGAAACTGGCCTCCGATCTGGACCCGGAAACGGCCCACCGGGTCAGGAGCCTGGGCATCAGCGGCCTCGATCTGGAAGCGTTCCCGCAGCGGATCTACCCCCAGGGCAGCCTGTTCGCGAACGTGGTGGGTTTTCTGAACCAGGAGCGGGTTCCCCAGGCGGGCCTGGAGCAGAGCCGCGACAGCGATCTCAAACGCCACGAATCGTCCCGCTCCATGCGCCGGGGCGCCGATGGCACTCCGCTTCCCGATGGGCTGCAGGCGGGGGTGCTCTACGGCGACGACCTGCGCCTCCAGCTCACCTTGGATGCCCGGCTCCAGCAGGTGGCCCAGGCCGCCCTGGCCAAGCAGGTCAAGCAATGGAACGCCAAGAAGGGCGTTGCCCTGGTGATGGACGTGCGCAACGGCGAGATGCTCGCGCTCGCCTCGGTGCCGAGTTATAACCCCAACCGCTTCTGGACGTACTCGCCATCGCTGTTCAGGGAGTGGTCGGTGCAGGACCTCTACGAACCCGGATCCACCTTCAAGCCGATCAATCTGGCCCTGGCCCTGCAGGAGGGGGCGATCGATCCGGGCGGCACCGTCACCGACAACGGATCACTCACCATCGGCGGCTGGCCGATCTACAACCACGACAAACGGGCCAACGGGGTGATGGATTTCCCGACCGTGCTGCAGGTGTCCAGCAACGTCGGGATGGTGCAGGCCATGCGCCACGTCAAGCCAAGCCATTTCTGGGCCTGGCTGCACAAATTCGGCATCGACACGGTGCCCGACACCGACCTGCCCGGGGCGGTGGCCGGTCAGCTCAAGAGCAAAAGTGATTTCGTCAGCCAGCCGATCGAACCTGCCACGGCAGCCTTCGGCCAGGGCTTCTCCCTCACCCCGCTCAAGCTGCTGCAGCTCCACGCCATGCTGGCCAACGGCGGTCGCCTGGTGAGCCCCCACATCACCCGTGGCCTGCGCTCCGGCGAAGGCCTGGCGGGCCCGGCACCCGAGGGCGGCCTGCAACTGATCAAGCCCCAGGTGGCGCTCACGGTGCTCCACTGGATGGAAACGGTGGTCCAGAAGGGCAGCGGCAAGGGCATCCGCATCCCCGGTTACCGCATCGGCGGCAAGACCGGCACCGCCCAGAAAGCGCTCAATGGCGTCTACATCCCCGGCGCGCGCATCTGCAGCTTCGTGGCCCATCTGCCGATCGAGGATCCCCGCTTCGTGGTGCTGGTGGTGGTGGATGAGCCCCAGGGGGGCAATGCCTACGGCTCCACCGTTGCCGTGCCCGTGGCCAAACAGATCGTCGAAGCCCTGCTGGTGCTGGAGAAGATCCCCCCCAGCCCCGTGCTGAACGGGGGCAAGACCGCGGCCGCAGCCAAGGCCAGGCCCACCGGCTGAGCCTCCGCGCCACCAGGTGCGGGAACCCTCAAACAGGCCCCTTCTCCAGGCGGTCTGAAGGTGGTGGCCCCGGCGGGCTGGCTACGGTGGTTCGAACTGAGCCAGCCCACTTCCATGGCCAACCTGCTGGACCAGCTCGCCGCCATCACCGTGGTGGTCGCCGACACCGGCGAGCTCGACGCGATCAAGCAGTTCACGCCCCGGGATGCCACCACCAACCCCTCGCTGATCCTGGCGGCGGCCCAGATCCCTGCCTACCAGCCCCTGATCGATGACGCCCTGCGCTCGGCCCGGGCCGTGATCGGGCCCGAGGCCCCGGCCGAAGCGGTGGTGCTCGAAGCCCTCGATGAGATCTGTGTGATCTTCGGCCGCGAGATTCTCAAGATCGTTCCCGGCCGGGTGTCCACCGAGGTGGACGCCAGGCTCAGCTACGACACCGAGGGCAGCATCGCCAAGGCCCGCAAGCTCATCGGCCTCTACCGCGAGGCGGGCATCGGCTGCGACCGGGTGCTGATCAAAGTGGCCTCCACCTGGGAAGGCATTCAGGCCGCCCAGCAGCTGGAGAAGGAAGGCATCCACTGCAACCTCACCCTGCTGTTCAACTTCGCCCAGGCGGTGGCCTGCGCTGAGGCCGGCGTCACCTTGATCTCCCCCTTCGTGGGTCGCATCCTCGACTGGTACAAGGCCTCCACCGGCCGGGATCACTACCCCGGCAACGAAGACCCCGGTGTGGTGTCGGTGACCCGGATCTTCAACTACTTCAAGACCCACGGGTATGGCACGGAGGTGATGGGGGCCAGCTTCCGCAACATCGAGGAGATCCTCGAACTCGCAGGCTGCGACCTGCTCACCATTTCCCCGAAGCTGCTCGATCAGCTGCGCTCCAGCGAAGGGGTGCTGGAGCGCAAGCTCGATGGGCTCAATCCCGCCCCCAGCGAAGCGCGCGTGCATCTCGACAGAGCGGCCTTCGACGCGGCCATGGCCGCCGATGCCATGGCCCACGAAAAACTCGACGAGGGGATCCGCGGATTCTGCAAGGCGATCGAAACCCTCGAAGCCCAGCTGGCCCACCGCCTGGCGGAACTGGAGGGGGCCTCCGCCTTCACCCATGCGGCCCAGGAGATCTTCCTGCTCAACGACCTCGATGGCGACGGCTGCATCACCCGCGAGGAGTGGCTGGGGAGCGATGCGGTGTTCGATGCCCTCGACACCGACCATGATGGTCGCCTGGTGCCAGACGACGTGCGCGGGGGGCTCGGGGCCGCCCTGGCCCTGGCCCAGAGCTCCTGAGCCTCCAGAGGCCCCCAACCAGTCCGGGGTTCATCTGGGCTTAACCACCGTGCGCAAGAGTGATTTGGATCTTCCGACCCGTCTGCCGTGAATGCTCTCGACACCATGCGATCCCTCGCCAGCCAGGGCGAGGTGCGTGACATCGAGGCCGGCGAGGTGATCTTCCGGGCCGGGGAACAGGGGGACT
Above is a genomic segment from Cyanobium sp. ATX 6F1 containing:
- a CDS encoding dihydroorotase, which gives rise to MSARFLRQVQLLEGPDQPLRSEDVLLRDGAIAAYGAEARQQAAREGLPTLEAQGWLLAPALVDPHSVLEDPINGRAETLATLVRSAAAAGYGTVALLPRARSWRDRPERLQLSAAAPFELLLWGSFSCGGRGEELAPHGDQLAAGAIGLAEDGDLPPLALLERGLRLAEGGDRPLLLAPRDPSLTQQGFVREGVEALRAGWPLDPVVSETLPLQSLLTLAAQALPEASPLRLMNLSTAAGVGQLRQAAAFMRADLPLASVGWWHLLADSGRLDPVAEGWHVVPSLGTPSDREALIAALAEGLLTAVAVNHHPLDAEEQLLPVDQRQSGVAGHRFVLPALWRELVVGRGWSVNDLWQALSWGPSRLLGRPGERLELGGRRWLLFNPDQEWDPQADLEAPLAANEPLAAERQRGQVLATGLRASLWRGPLP
- a CDS encoding histidine phosphatase family protein gives rise to the protein MPLRIVLVRHGLSSFNLEHRIQGRDDLSDLTEEGVRQARATGAALKELSLTAAYSSPLSRAADTARHLLAEQGSGLEPVFDDGLLEVDLAPWSGLLSKEVHERFPEQAHQWLHAPGELELEAADGRRYRPIPELLEQAGRFIKGLLARHDADRSATGTVLVVAHNAILRCLLLHLLGRSANELRRLRVDNASISVLNLERSAEGPLQVQIESLNGTAHLGAGLPPKGAGQRLLLVRHGETDWNRQGRFQGQIDIPLNANGWAQAEAAGRFLEPVSFQRAYTSSMARPRQTAEAILKTHPGVPLTSVPALVEIGHGLWEGQLEQEIADGWPALLADWKRAPHTVQMPEGENLQQVWDRSLLAWNRIVAGLDPSETALVIAHDAVNKTILCALLGLAPADIWAVKQGNGGVTVIDYPQGPKGLPLVAALNLTAHLGGVIDRTAAGAL
- a CDS encoding CPBP family intramembrane glutamic endopeptidase, producing MTTSSSRPRSQPWKVGLALLSLLLSLLLWVNGLLDSLQRPSVGNALSQRQLELAILAAPQLPDNLRTALVGTAPERQLLDELNRQATGTSEAGVPETGAKLLERGLLEGSLGHRDAARTLFLKLQQAGPAPDQSVLVEKLLASEALPQEQAQTLSFPLAGQPLLRQWACRQLMNAGPGDPASGCRDGSAERRAALQLLAVNVLPAIALLAGLMLLVRELWLRWRGKALAAAALVAPPLNLVDVTLLVAGGFVVLGDLVTPLVIRQPTDALLKALQVGSPLSSGISVVIFYLGLMVCPLLILALMLRQQAPPEGGWLQFRWQPLGLNLRRALKGFLIVLPLVSLVGWLQSQLLGDPGGSNPLLELVLESDSLPTLLCFALTAVVLAPLFEETIFRGVLLPVLGRELGAVWGVVVSSLVFGIAHLSLGELPPLFVLGLGLGWLRWSSGRLGACVLMHALWNGVTFANLVLLGN
- a CDS encoding peptidoglycan D,D-transpeptidase FtsI family protein yields the protein MTNVQRRVVDLHSVPAGRLLAVYLVLAAGLAGLAVRLAWVQIVQGPKLEARARAIQTQKVTPIGKRRTIVDREGRLVALDEERFVLWAHPRYFNFPGDDPNGVRRPEEVAAKLAAVLAVPKDKLLSTIGTRRTGVKLASDLDPETAHRVRSLGISGLDLEAFPQRIYPQGSLFANVVGFLNQERVPQAGLEQSRDSDLKRHESSRSMRRGADGTPLPDGLQAGVLYGDDLRLQLTLDARLQQVAQAALAKQVKQWNAKKGVALVMDVRNGEMLALASVPSYNPNRFWTYSPSLFREWSVQDLYEPGSTFKPINLALALQEGAIDPGGTVTDNGSLTIGGWPIYNHDKRANGVMDFPTVLQVSSNVGMVQAMRHVKPSHFWAWLHKFGIDTVPDTDLPGAVAGQLKSKSDFVSQPIEPATAAFGQGFSLTPLKLLQLHAMLANGGRLVSPHITRGLRSGEGLAGPAPEGGLQLIKPQVALTVLHWMETVVQKGSGKGIRIPGYRIGGKTGTAQKALNGVYIPGARICSFVAHLPIEDPRFVVLVVVDEPQGGNAYGSTVAVPVAKQIVEALLVLEKIPPSPVLNGGKTAAAAKARPTG
- a CDS encoding transaldolase produces the protein MANLLDQLAAITVVVADTGELDAIKQFTPRDATTNPSLILAAAQIPAYQPLIDDALRSARAVIGPEAPAEAVVLEALDEICVIFGREILKIVPGRVSTEVDARLSYDTEGSIAKARKLIGLYREAGIGCDRVLIKVASTWEGIQAAQQLEKEGIHCNLTLLFNFAQAVACAEAGVTLISPFVGRILDWYKASTGRDHYPGNEDPGVVSVTRIFNYFKTHGYGTEVMGASFRNIEEILELAGCDLLTISPKLLDQLRSSEGVLERKLDGLNPAPSEARVHLDRAAFDAAMAADAMAHEKLDEGIRGFCKAIETLEAQLAHRLAELEGASAFTHAAQEIFLLNDLDGDGCITREEWLGSDAVFDALDTDHDGRLVPDDVRGGLGAALALAQSS